One Manihot esculenta cultivar AM560-2 chromosome 18, M.esculenta_v8, whole genome shotgun sequence genomic window carries:
- the LOC110606876 gene encoding probable rhamnogalacturonate lyase B: MSSQRVKLHIQERHVVMDNGILQVTISKPEGIVTGIRYNGISNLLEVRNDEPNGGYWDLVWSKEGSTGTTGTQNVIKGTNFKVIMENEEQVETSFTKLWDPSLEGQLAPLNIDKRFIMLRNSSGFYSYAIYEHLQEWPAFNVPQTRIVFKLRKDKFRYMVVADNRQRFMPLPEDRLPPRGKPLDVPEAVLLVDPVEPEFKGEVDDKYQYSCENRNLQVHGWICFDPPVGFWQITPSNEFRSGGPLKQNLTSHVGPVTLAMFLSAHYVGEDMVLKFKSGEPWKKVFGPVFIYLNTLLDANDPQLLWEDAKEQMLIEVQSWPYSFPASEDFPTCSQRGNVSGRLLVRDSCASDFDIPANRAYVGLAPPGDVGSWQTESKGYQFWAEADADGYFSINNIRTGFYNLYGWVPGFIGDYRYDEAITITEGCDIDLGDIVYEPPRDGPTLWEIGMPDRSAAEFYVPDPDPMYINKLYVNHPDRFRQYGLWTRYTDLYPDSDLVYTIGTSDYSKDWFYAQVPRKTGDGNYQGTTWQIKFRLENPNKSGTYNLRLALATANSAELQVRINDPGTNLPLFSTGVIGHDNTITRHGIHGLYRLYSVEIPGAQLLEEDNTIFLTQTMVTSPFQAGIMYDYIRLEGPASSNS, translated from the exons ATGTCAAGCCAACGGGTGAAATTGCATATCCAAGAACGTCAT GTGGTGATGGACAATGGCATACTTCAAGTCACTATATCAAAACCAGAGGGAATAGTAACTGGTATACGATATAATGGCATCAGCAATTTGCTTGAAGTTCGAAATGATGAACCTAACGGAGG GTATTGGGACCTTGTCTGGAGCAAGGAAGGAAGTACAGGAACAACCGGAACACAAAATGT GATTAAAGGAAcaaattttaaagttataatGGAAAATGAGGAACAAGTAGAAACCTCATTTACAAAATTGTGGGATCCCTCGCTTGAAGGACAGCTCGCTCCTTTGAACATAGACAAGAG GTTTATAATGCTCCGCAACTCCTCAGGATTCTATTCCTACGCCATTTATGAGCACTTGCAAGAATGGCCTGCTTTCAACGTCCCTCAAACCAGAATTGTTTTCAAACTCAGGAAAGACAA GTTTCGCTATATGGTAGTAGCAGATAACCGGCAAAGATTCATGCCACTGCCAGAAGACCGGTTACCGCCAAGAGGCAAACCGCTTGATGTCCCTGAAGCTGTTCTTCTCGTCGATCCTGTGGAGCCAGAATTCAAAGGAGAG GTGGATGACAAGTACCAATACTCATGTGAGAACAGAAATCTTCAGGTCCATGGTTGGATATGCTTTGACCCTCCTGTGGGGTTCTGGCAAATCACACCTAGCAATGAATTCCGATCTGGTGGACCTCTCAAACAAAACCTTACCTCCCATGTTGGTCCGGTCACTCTTGCA ATGTTTTTAAGCGCCCACTATGTAGGGGAAGATATGGTGCTGAAATTCAAATCAGGCGAGCCATGGAAGAAAGTTTTTGGTCCTGTTTTTATCTATCTAAACACTTTGTTGGACGCAAATGACCCACAGTTGCTGTGGGAGGATGCTAAAGAACAG ATGTTAATTGAAGTTCAAAGCTGGCCTTACAGTTTCCCAGCTTCAGAGGATTTTCCAACTTGCAGTCAACGTGGTAATGTTAGTGGTAGATTGCTAGTTCGAGACAG TTGTGCTAGTGATTTTGATATACCAGCGAATCGTGCTTATGTGGGACTGGCACCACCAGGAGATGTTGGATCATGGCAAACTGAAAGCAAG GGTTACCAATTCTGGGCTGAAGCAGATGCAGATGGTTATTTCTCCATCAACAACATCCGCACAGGATTTTATAATCTTTACGGGTGGGTTCCTGGTTTTATTGGAGACTACAGATATGATGAGGCCATTACCATAACCGAAG GTTGTGATATTGACTTGGGAGATATAGTATACGAACCTCCAAGAGATGGTCCCACACTGTGGGAAATAGGTATGCCCGATCGTTCTGCTGCAGAATTCTATGTTCCTGACCCTGATCCCATGTACATCAACAAACTTTATGTGAATCATCCAGACAG GTTCAGGCAATACGGACTATGGACAAGATATACAGATTTGTACCCCGACAGTGATCTGGTTTACACCATAGGGACTAGTGATTACAGCAAAGATTGGTTCTACGCTCAAGTTCCCAG GAAAACAGGTGATGGTAATTATCAAGGAACCACCTGGCAAATTAAGTTCAGACTTGAGAATCCGAATAAGAGTGGAACGTATAACCTGCGTTTGGCGCTTGCAACTGCCAATAGTGCTGAATTGCAG GTTCGCATTAATGACCCGGGAACCAATCTTCCCCTCTTTTCAACTGGAGTGATTGGACATGACAACACAATTACAAGACATGGAATTCATGGATTGTACAGACTCTATAGCGTTGAAATCCCAGGTGCTCAGCTCCTGGAAGAAGATAATACCATTTTCTTGACGCAAACAATGGTCACAAGCCCTTTCCAGGCCGGAATCATGTATGACTACATTCGTCTGGAAGGACCCGCCTCTTCTAATTCTTAA
- the LOC110605936 gene encoding transcription initiation factor IIA subunit 2, with protein sequence MATFELYRRSTIGMCLTETLDEMVQSGTLSPELAIQVLVQFDKSMTEALESQVKSKVSIKGHLHTYRFCDNVWTFILQDALFKNEDSQENVGRVKIVACDSKLLTQ encoded by the exons ATGGCGACGTTTGAGCTATACAGAAGGTCAACGATCGGCATGTGCTTGACGGAGACTCTGGATGAGATGGTTCAGAGCGGTACTCTCAGCCCGGAGCTAGCAATCCAGGTTCTTGTCCAGTTTGATAAG TCTATGACTGAAGCCTTGGAAAGTCAAGTTAAGAGCAAAGTTTCCATcaag GGACATTTGCACACCTACAGGTTCTGCGATAATGTTTGGACTTTCATTCTACAGGATGCATTGTTTAAGAATGAAGATTCTCAGGAGAATGTTGGAAGGGTTAAAATAGTGGCTTGTGACTCGAAGCTACTCACGCAATGA
- the LOC110606336 gene encoding uncharacterized protein LOC110606336, producing the protein MEEITQSAPSPPPAATAPTGTTASTSKRRPGTSAMSRMKKDCLYFTVSLQEGFRYVKATILGQALKITAKNEKEATAADLQATKMQVEAADEAENIKKRLEKSL; encoded by the exons ATGGAGGAGATCACGCAATCAGCCCCATCGCCGCCACCAGCAGCCACCGCCCCCACCGGAACAACTGCTTCAACTTCCAAGAGAAGGCCTGGGACGTCAGCAATGTCACGAATGAAGAAGGATTGTTTATATTTTACTGTTTCATTACAGGAAGGCTTTCGCTATGTCAAAGCCACAATATTGGGTCAG GCGTTAAAGATTACAGCAAAAAATGAGAAGGAAGCAACTGCAGCTGATTTACAGGCCACTAAGATGCAGGTTGAAGCAGCTGATGAAGCTGAAAATATCAAGAAGAGGCTCGAAAAATCTCTGTAA